From Coffea arabica cultivar ET-39 chromosome 2e, Coffea Arabica ET-39 HiFi, whole genome shotgun sequence, the proteins below share one genomic window:
- the LOC113730245 gene encoding uncharacterized protein, producing MSHWKIMTFLSLLYLIWAVPQRSSAASLFHARRNLALQGDKFNRKPVQEASPSPSPGPAVAKSNSGDGYFRGNPPKTEASPSPSPGPEAAKSKSVDHNIEGNEPKKKEVVAQETCDLNFQKCHDDVTNVTACLLPKDEDANSGLFLLVHNDGQRSVKLNVTLLPVNSSQNDVDILAHKVRKINVSSIASGSSSIVVNAGNWSCVIERGVRIPLGLPSYTAYVKPINGAYLLLATALLIGVMWACCKIGRDGRHLNGVPYQELEMGQQGSGSSRNVETLEESWDQSWDDDWDEEVTVKSPGGNHLGSRRANGVDSNGWGSDWNDQ from the exons ATGAGTCATTGGAAGATCATGACTTTCTTGTCCTTGCTTTATTTGATCTGGGCTGTTCCACAACGATCAAGCGCTGCATCTCTATTTCATGCTCGGCGGAACCTAGCCCTACAAGGTGACAAATTCAACCGAAAACCCGTTCAAGAG GCAAGTCCGTCACCGAGCCCTGGTCCGGCAGTTGCTAAATCAAATTCTGGGGATGGTTACTTTCGGGGCAATCCACCCAAGACAGAG GCAAGTCCTTCCCCGAGCCCTGGTCCAGAAGCCGCTAAATCAAAATCTGTGGATCATAACATTGAGGGCAATGAACCCAAAAAGAAAGAGGTAGTTGCCCAGGAAACATGTGACTTGAATTTCCAGAAATGCCATGATGATGTTACCAATGTCACAGCCTGCCTTCTTCCCAAAGATGAAGATG CTAACAGTGGACTGTTTCTTCTTGTCCACAATGATGGTCAGAGGTCCGTGAAACTGAATGTTACACTTCTTCCAGTAAATTCATCCCAAAATGATGTAGATATACTGGCACACAAAGTTAGAAAG ATCAATGTCTCGTCTATTGCTAGCGGAAGCTCATCAATTGTAGTAAATGCTGGTAATTGGTCTTGCGTAATCGAAAGAGGTGTTCGAATTCCACTTGGCCTCCCCTCTTACACTGCATATGTAAAGCCCATAAATGGGGCCTACCTACTCCTTGCAACAGCTCTACTTATAGGAGTTATGTGGGCATGCTGCAAGATCGGGAGAGATGGAAGGCATCTCAATGGCGTTCCATACCAGGAACTTGAGATGGGGCAGCAAGGCTCTGGTTCATCAAGGAACGTGGAAACATTAGAAGAAAGTTGGGACCAGAGCTGGGATGATGACTGGGATGAAGAAGTGACAGTGAAGTCGCCCGGTGGAAATCACTTAGGAAGTAGACGCGCCAATGGGGTTGATTCCAATGGGTGGGGAAGTGACTGGAATGATCAGTGA
- the LOC113730243 gene encoding probable LRR receptor-like serine/threonine-protein kinase IRK, protein MRRLLLCCGLALILVVLYPISVNGLSPSMNDDVLGLIVFKADVQDPQGKLASWNEDDESPCIWNGVQCNPRSNRVSELVLDGFSLSGKLGRGLLQLQFLHRLSLADNNLTGSLSLSLGQLPNLRTVDLSGNSLSGPISSDFFQQCGSLRSLSLAKNKFSGQIPASLSSCSMLTSLNISSNQFSGQLPAGVWSMRALRTLDLSDNMLEGEIPKGIEGLTALRALNLRKNKFVGEIPDGIGGCIMLRSIDLSENSLSGALPGSMQKLTLCNDLSLQINAFTGNMPDWIGEMRSLEALDLSENNFSGGLPSSIGQLRSLKQLNISTNTFSGILPDSMSGCVNLLVLDVSHNSLSGNIPSWIFRLGLQQLIFSENRLSGTMDNAFAASMENSRQKVVALDISHNNLSGEIPLAIGVFSSLQVLNLSKNSLIGGIPSNIGELKLLDILDLSENQLNGSIPLEIGRATSLNKLILEKNFLAGNIPTSIGNCSMLTSLSLSQNNLTGPVPAAVAKLAYLQYVDLSFNKLIGTLPKQLADLGRLLSFNISHNQLQGELPAGAFFNTISPSSVSGNPGLCGASVNRTCPTVLPKPIVLNPNSSDSPPGSIPEKFGHEKKILSISALIAIGAAVVIVVGVIAITVLNLRVRSSASRSAAALTFSGGDEFSHSPSTDANSGKLVMFSGDPDFSTGTHALLNKDCELGRGGFGAVYRTVLKDGRSVAIKKLTVSSLVKSQDDFEREVKKLGKARHSNLVTLEGYYWTSSLQLLIYEFVSGGNLYKRLHEGSGGDYLSWNERFNTILGTAKSLAYLHQMNIIHYNLKSSNILIDSSGEPKVADYGLARLLPMLDRYVLSSKIQSALGYMAPEFACKTVKITEKCDVYGFGVLILEIVTGKRPVEYMEDDVVVLCDMVRGALEEGRVEECVDGRLQGKFPAEEAIPVMKLGLICTSQVPSNRPDMAEVVNILELIRCPSESQDDELG, encoded by the exons ATGAGAAGGCTTCTGCTGTGTTGTGGTTTGGCACTTATCTTGGTTGTTTTATACCCCATTTCTGTGAATGGCTTAAGTCCGTCAATGAATGACGATGTTTTAGGACTGATTGTATTCAAGGCTGATGTTCAAGATCCACAAGGAAAATTGGCGTCCTGGAATGAAGATGACGAGAGTCCCTGTATCTGGAATGGTGTCCAATGCAACCCCAGATCCAATCGGGTCTCTGAGCTTGTTCTTGACGGGTTCTCTCTTTCAGGAAAACTAGGCAGAGGCCTTCTTCAACTCCAATTTCTTCATAGGCTTTCCCTGGCAGACAATAATCTTACAGGCAGCTTAAGCCTCAGCCTTGGCCAGCTTCCTAACCTCAGGACTGTAGATTTGAGTGGTAACAGTTTATCTGGACCGATTTCAAGTGATTTCTTTCAGCAATGTGGGTCTTTAAGATCGTTATCTTTGGCTAAAAACAAGTTTTCGGGTCAAATTCCTGCAAGTTTGAGCTCGTGCTCAATGCTTACTTCCCTGAATATCTCATCCAATCAATTTTCAGGGCAGTTACCCGCGGGGGTGTGGTCTATGCGTGCTCTTAGAACGCTTGATCTGTCTGACAATATGCTGGAGGGTGAGATTCCCAAGGGCATTGAAGGTTTGACCGCTTTGAGAGCACTAAACTTGCGTAAGAATAAGTTTGTTGGTGAAATTCCTGATGGAATTGGAGGTTGTATAATGTTGAGGTCAATTGATTTGAGTGAAAATTCTTTGTCAGGAGCGCTTCCCGGCTCAATGCAGAAGCTTACCTTATGTAATGATCTAAGTTTACAGATTAATGCATTTACAGGCAACATGCCAGATTGGATTGGAGAAATGAGAAGCCTTGAGGCACTGGATCTCTCTGAAAATAACTTTTCAGGTGGGCTTCCAAGTTCAATTGGCCAACTTCGCTCGTTAAAGCAGTTAAACAtatccaccaacacctttagtGGCATCCTGCCTGATTCTATGAGCGGCTGTGTAAACCTTTTGGTATTAGATGTTAGTCACAACTCTTTGAGTGGCAACATTCCTTCTTGGATTTTCAGATTGGGTTTACAGCAACTTATATTTTCAGAAAATAGATTGAGCGGGACTATGGACAATGCTTTTGCTGCATCAATGGAAAATTCTCGCCAAAAGGTTGTTGCTTTGGATATCTCGCACAACAATTTATCTGGTGAAATTCCTCTAGCCATTGGGGTTTTTAGTAGCTTGCAAGTTTTAAATTTGTCCAAAAACTCACTGATTGGTGGCATTCCATCAAATATTGGAGAACTGAAGTTGTTGGATATACTTGATTTGAGTGAGAATCAATTAAATGGTAGCATCCCTTTGGAAATTGGACGAGCTACATCTCTTAACAAACTGATCCTTGAGAAGAATTTTTTGGCTGGAAATATTCCTACATCGATTGGCAACTGTTCTATGTTAACCTCCCT GTCACTGTCACAGAACAATCTGACAGGCCCTGTACCTGCAGCCGTAGCTAAACTTGCGTACCTGCAGTATGTGGATTTGTCTTTTAACAAACTCATTGGAACCCTTCCAAAGCAGTTGGCAGATCTTGGCCGCCTTCTTTCCTTCAACATTTCACACAACCAGCTACAAGGTGAACTACCAGCCGGGGCTTTTTTCAATACCATATCTCCATCCTCAGTATCAGGCAATCCAGGACTTTGTGGTGCTTCAGTCAATAGAACCTGCCCTACTGTCCTCCCAAAACCTATTGTACTTAATCCCAACTCTTCTGATTCCCCTCCGGGCTCAATTCCTGAAAAATTCggtcatgaaaaaaaaattctcagcATTTCTGCCCTGATTGCCATTGGTGCAGCCGTTGTGATTGTCGTTGGCGTAATTGCTATCACTGTGCTCAATCTTCGTGTACGCTCTTCTGCATCTCGTTCTGCAGCTGCTCTCACGTTTTCTGGGGGTGATGAATTCAGTCATTCTCCTAGTACAGATGCCAATTCAGGCAAACTTGTCATGTTTTCTGGTGATCCTGATTTCAGTACGGGGACGCATGCTCTGCTCAACAAGGACTGTGAGCTTGGACGGGGTGGATTTGGAGCTGTCTACAGGACTGTTCTTAAAGATGGGCGCTCAGTTGCCATTAAGAAACTTACTGTCTCGAGCCTAGTCAAGTCGCAGGATGATTTTGAAAGGGAAGTTAAAAAATTGGGGAAAGCTCGTCATTCTAATCTTGTGACGCTTGAAGGTTATTACTGGACTTCATCACTTCAGCTTCTTATATATGAGTTTGTTTCCGGTGGAAATTTGTACAAGCGCCTTCACGAAGGATCTGGCGGAGACTACCTGTCGTGGAACGAGAGGTTTAATACGATTCTTGGGACTGCCAAAAGCTTGGCTTACTTGCACCAAATGAACATTATACACTACAATTTGAAGTCAAGCAATATCCTGATTGACAGCTCAGGTGAGCCCAAAGTTGCTGACTATGGATTAGCCAGGTTGCTGCCCATGTTAGATCGATACGTTTTGAGTAGCAAGATTCAAAGTGCACTTGGTTACATGGCACCTGAATTTGCTTGCAAAACTGTGAAGATAACTGAGAAGTGTGATGTGTATGGATTCGGGGTTCTGATTCTGGAAATAGTCACGGGGAAGAGACCGGTTGAGTACATGGAAGACGATGTGGTAGTACTTTGTGACATGGTCAGAGGAGCACTGGAAGAAGGCAGGGTGGAGGAATGTGTTGACGGGAGGCTGCAGGGGAAGTTTCCGGCCGAGGAAGCAATTCCAGTAATGAAATTGGGATTGATTTGTACATCTCAGGTGCCTTCAAACAGACCGGACATGGCAGAAGTGGTCAATATATTGGAACTGATTAGATGTCCTTCTGAAAGCCAGGATGATGAATTGGGATGA